The Oncorhynchus masou masou isolate Uvic2021 chromosome 4, UVic_Omas_1.1, whole genome shotgun sequence DNA segment GCAATCAATTCACTCAATAAAACAACAAAGGGGCACGAATTGGTGTAAGCCAGCGAAAGACATTCTGAAGAGAGACTCACCTATATCTTCATCACACAACCCTCCCCTTCTctcaacattttaaattatacTCAAGAGACATTATCAGGTTGACAGGTTAAAGTAAATATTCATAGACtgttatacattaaaaagtattagtaaattcatagtatgtgaggatcttaaaacatctaaggttaaaaagatgcattcagtactagttgatagagattgataacattcatataattgtgttaaagttcaaatctgtcaaagtgtacgaattgtgagagtaatgtgtaaacgttatattgattactttattttgtagtgcctaaaagtgttaatctgtgatctacgaaatgctcttaatctatgagccggagatcgattgctctggtctccacccatattcctggggaaaatcgcggtcttttctcattacactaaacgttgaattgagaatacaacaccgtatcactctcgtgattatttctcccctgttttcaggggcGTAACACCAGCGAAAGATATTCTGAAGAGAGACTCACCTATATCTTCATCACACAACCCTCCCCTTCTCTCAACATTTTACATTATACTCAAGAGACATTATCTTCACACCTATTTgagatgcttttcactgacagccgcAACTCAATAATCAGCGAGGCCTATTACCACACGACTCCCCTTGTTAGGGCGGAGAGAcatcttgtcagtatatccataatctttgGTGTAGCCAACCCAACTCTCGCATGGCACGGTGTGTAGTAAATCATCACTACACGAAAATCACTACATGCCCCCCAGTCTGCGGTCAGCAGATATACCCTACTCAAATATATATGTTAAGTCACTTTTTGGAAACGGAACGGAGAAAACAAGGAGTAGCTTGCTCTCTACGTCGTCTGATTCTAGACATATCAGTCATCATCTTAAGGCCCTCCGTTGAAGAGGTATTGAATATCAAAAGTTAAACACATTTAAGGCGGTacttactggtgttaatcagaaCTCCAATCTCCTCCTCTTCAACATTCAATGTGACAGTAATCTCCCCTTCCTTCTTCACTCCAAAAACTAAATTCTCCTCTTTCACAGTAACATCCTCTTCTTTCACTCTGAACgagtcttcctcttctttcactgaaacgtctttctcttcttctttcactgtaacagccacACCCTCTACTTCTTTTTTAACTGTGACTTCCTCCTCTTTCACGACAATGTTCAGCcccagagcttctttctccgtccagcagacctcttCTTTAACAAGAGGGGAGATGTTTACTGACctcatggtcggggatgttagctagctagctatcgttAGCGActaggctaatgctaacttaaACAGCCAAATACTATAGCTGACTAATACAAAATAACATAACATTCAATTAAATAGGTTAACAAGTAAATACGACAGAAGTGTATCAAATACACAGTAGCTAATATACACCGAAAGTGTATAAATAGCTTGAATCTTTCGGGTTTTTTGGCTAGCAAGCTACCGAGGTGGTTAACTAGCTGTTTCTGAAgacccgtccactagattatacctCACTCCAGCAGCGTCGCCTGAAAGACGCATTATTTTCAGACAAACATTTGAAATGGAT contains these protein-coding regions:
- the LOC135521399 gene encoding uncharacterized protein LOC135521399 isoform X2 → MRSVNISPLVKEEVCWTEKEALGLNIVVKEEEVTVKKEVEGVAVTVKEEEKDVSVKEEEDSFRVKEEDVTVKEENLVFGVKKEGEITVTLNVEEEEIGVLINTRQNMDKMQLGSRRRYRYVVGQLHLKCTQPDVTGRPKRSSRTTTTRATACSPRYHPEGEIFSEMNQVHGMDIDKKIIQELSEVERQGRGEDIILLF